The sequence CGCCATCAGATCTTCCCCTCCACGGGCGCGGAGCGAGCACCGGCAGCCGGGCGGCCGGGCACCCGGCGGCGCTCCGCAGGGAGTGCCTCGACGGCCCGGGTCGGGCCGGCCAGGAGGTCGTGCGCGGTGATGCCGTAGTGCGCGGCCACCGCTTCGCAGTCGGCCAGACTCCACGCTGCGGTCCCGGACTGACGACGGCTCACCTGCGCCTGACTCACCCCCAGTGCAGCGGCGAGCTCGGTCTGCGACTCGCCCGCCGCATGAAGGAGCGCGGCGACCGCGGAACGCATCCGCTCCTCAAGGCTCATACTCACGCCGACACCTTACCACGTAAAGCCCACGAAATATTCGTAATCTGCATCAATAATGCGTACGGGTACGCCGATCGAATGCGAAGCGATTGCCGATGTCGCGCCGGGGACCGGGGTGTCGGCCACGCTCCGCCTCCGGCCGCCGTCCCGTCTGTGGAACGCCTGGGGACCGCGGGTGCGCTCGGTGCGAATTCCGGTGGTGCCGGACCAGGCGTCGCGAAGCCCTTGCGCGGTCGGGCAGGTGCAGAGCATCAGGTGACGCGCCGTCTTGGGGACGGCGGCGGGGCTGTAGCGTTCCCACAGGTGACGTCCCGTCTGTTTCCGACTGACCGAGGCCCCGTGCGACGACTCCTTGCCCGCCTCTGGCGGCTCCTGCGCCCCGTTCAGAACCGCATCGTGTGGTCCCTGAACGCCAAGTTCGTGGTCGGCGTGATCGGTGTCGTTCGCGACGACGACGGCCAGGTCCTGCTGCTCCGGCACCGTATGTGGCCGCCGAACCGCCAATGGGGCCTGCCGAGCGGTTTCGCGCACAAGGGTGAGGACTTCCGGCAGACCGTGGTCCGCGAGGTCAGGGAGGAGACCGGTCTCGATGTGGAGGTGGGCCGCCTGGTCATGCTGAACAGCGGCTTCCGCACCCGCATGGAAGTGGCCTACGAGGCACGTCTCCTCGGCGGTGAACTGCGCCTCGACCCTTTCGAGATCCTGGAAGCCCGCTGGTGCCGCCCCGACGACCTCCCTCAGGGCATCCAGCCCGTGTGCCTGCCCCTGGTACGCGGCGAGACGATCCCCTGAGCGCGTCGCGGGACGCCGGGGCGGACGTCGGCGTATTCCGCGACCACGCTCTGCGGGTGGATGTCTGATCGTCTGCTGCTCGCAGCGGCTGACCGGCTCCGCCGCCGCGCTCTCAGCAGATGCGGGGCGCCAGGAGAATCTGCGGATGCGCGCACACGTGATCTGCGTGAGCCTGAAGTCATGACGGATCCGCGCGTACCCCCAGAGGAGACGCCCCCGGCCGAGGGCTCGATCGCCGAGGCACACGAGGAACGCGCTGATGGAGGAATCTGGGAACACCCCGGCGTCTGGGTCTGGCTGATTGTCTTCGGCGCCGTGATCGTGGCGGCCTTCTTCATCGCCCGTATCTTCGCCCTCTAACCCTGTCCTTCAACCTCTGGGGTCGGCGCGCTCGATGATGCTCTCGGGCGCCTGGTCGCTTTCCCGACGTCACGTGGGTCGTGGGGCGGCGGTTCCTCGAACCAGGCGGCTCTGTCGGCCGGTGTCGAGACTTTGCCGGGCCCTGGTGCGCGAGGTGGTGGCCGCGCAGGCTAGTTTGCTCGGGTGAGTCTCCTTGATGATGTGGCCAAGCGCGACGGCTGGCTGTGCTGGGTATGTGACGAACCGGTCGACCCCGACGAGTCGGTGAACGACGCGCGGGGCCCCAGCGTCGACAGCCGGACCGCCGACCGGAAGGCCAAGGTCGCCGAGCGGCTCGCGCACCGCGGGTGCAACACCCGCAAGGGTGCGGTCAAGGTGGTCATCGCCTGGCCGGACCGCCTGTACGTGGTCGAACCCGCGCCGCTGATCACGGTTGCCGGGAGGCTGGAGCGCAAGGGCGGCCGCGAGATGGTGGGCCGTTGTCCGACCAGGCGGGACGCCCAGGAGGCGGCGGATTGGCTGGTGGACCGGTTCTCCCGACTGGTGCCGGGGCTGCCGGTGACCGCCGACATCGAGCCGGGCGGCGGCCAGTTCCTCGTCATCCTGTCCACCGGCCGCCGCTGACCGGACATCACCGGCGCACACTCGCGTCGAGTCGACCGGGCCGCCCACCCGGCTCCAGAAATCGGCGTCCCGACACTCGCTACGACGTCGGCTCAGTCCTCGCCACCGGGCAACCCCACCGACGACCGACCCACCACCTGTACAGGCCGATGTAGGCCTACGGTTGACCCGGGCCGGGGTGGATTTGCCCGGTGGGGCTGGGCCTTCCCTCGATTCCCGCTTTGGGTGACCGGGTTCGAGTGACCAGCTTCGAGTGACCGAGTAACCGAGTGACCATTCGACCGACCGACATGCACACCGGCGTCAGGCGTGACCGGGAGAGAATCAGGTCATGGGGATCGACCTGCAGTTGCATGACAGTCGCCCGCACTGGCCCAACCGACGCTCGAAGCGCAAGCCGACGTTGATG is a genomic window of Streptomyces sp. NBC_00414 containing:
- a CDS encoding helix-turn-helix domain-containing protein, with the translated sequence MSLEERMRSAVAALLHAAGESQTELAAALGVSQAQVSRRQSGTAAWSLADCEAVAAHYGITAHDLLAGPTRAVEALPAERRRVPGRPAAGARSAPVEGKI
- a CDS encoding DUF6480 family protein — protein: MTDPRVPPEETPPAEGSIAEAHEERADGGIWEHPGVWVWLIVFGAVIVAAFFIARIFAL
- a CDS encoding NUDIX hydrolase, with amino-acid sequence MRRLLARLWRLLRPVQNRIVWSLNAKFVVGVIGVVRDDDGQVLLLRHRMWPPNRQWGLPSGFAHKGEDFRQTVVREVREETGLDVEVGRLVMLNSGFRTRMEVAYEARLLGGELRLDPFEILEARWCRPDDLPQGIQPVCLPLVRGETIP